The segment TCACATCGTCATCGCACTTCTGTTTTATATCCCTGCTCACATCTAACCCTCTCTCCATGTGAAGCCTCCATCGTAGAATTTATAAGAGAACGTGCAAAAGTTTTCTCTTGCCTGTCATAtctaatataaatacatttctgagGCCTTTGATTACGACTACACTGTTTAATGTTCTAGGGCTCACTTTTTCTGCAGGGAAAACCTTCCAGCTATATTCCCACAATCTCATCGGATTGTTCGAGCAGCTGCGGAAGCCCGGCCTGGCAGCTCAGTTCCAGACTCACCGCTTCCCAGACAGAATTTTACCCAGGTGAGAATCCAAGCATGCTTATCAATAAACACTCCTGTCACGTCAGTGATAAGGTCACGAGTCACGCTGTGCAGACTTTTTGTTCTGTACTGTCTACCACCTTGACAAACTAGTGCACTGGCTGACTTCCCCGGCTCCCAACGTCATCTGGTCTTTCTGGGACTGACTTCACAACAACTTCACTGTTTTCTGTCCTCAGGAGGTTTGCCTTGACAACTAAGATCCCCGACACAAAGGGTTGTCACAAGTGCTGCATTGGTGAGAGGCCTCCTTTGTTTACTCACCCCTCCATCATATTAAACTGTGTCAATACACAAAGAAACAGCTCTGTGCCAGACAGGTGAGCCTTTACAAGATACACCAGTGTTCCTCAGATGATGGATGGCTCCATTTGTAAAGAATTAATTGTCCTAGAAATGAATTGTTGCACATTTTCCACTTTCAAATGAAGAAGGCTGAGATTCTAGGCTGGGAATTATTTATACCAGAACGGCTCTGCACAAAATGTGGTGAAAATCTGTTCAAtagtttttataaaacaaaaccCAACAAATCAATAGTCACAATTAAACATTACCAAATACCAGCGatgcagaaacagacagaacTCCACGTTTTTTGGCGTGATATGATAATGAGTCTTAAATTGCTCTTTCTCCTCTGCACTGATCGGGCAACTCTGGTGGTTCTGATTCCTCATGACGCACTGCGAGTTTGTGGAGCACAGGTTTTTAGACCGCGCGTTGTCTTTTCTTCTGCACAGTGAGAAATCCGTACACGGGCCACAAGTACTTGTGCGGAGCACTGCAGTCTGGGATCGTCCTGCTGCAGTGGTATGAGCCGATGCAAAGATTTATGCTCATCAAGGTCAGTGAGACCTCATTTCCAAGTACCCATGGAAAACATGTGCAGCCCATAATAATGTCCCGCTGAGAATCATGGACATGGATGTAACTCTCCAAAATAAAGGACCTTGTTGACACTCGCTTCCCTCTCTGTCCCCTCTGCAAGCACTTTGACTTCCCGCTCCCCAGCCCACTGAAGGTGTTCGAGATGCTGGTGGTGCCGGAGCAGGAGTATCCTCTGGTCTGCGTGGCCATCAGTCAGGGCTCGGACCCCGGTCAGGTGGTCCGCTTTGAGACCATCAACCTGAACTCCAGCTCATCCTGGTTCACAGAGATAGGAACAAGTAAGTGAAACGCAGAGACCGGTGCGCTGGACGCTGTGGGCTTAGAACCCAACAGTTCatgtctaacccccccccgcaGGTAATCAGCAGGTGGATGCGATCCACGTCACCCAGCTGGAGAGAGACACGGTGCTGGTGTGTTTGGACCGTAAGCTGCATCTTCGTTCAACATAATCTGTTCCGTGCCGATGTTTGTTCCGTCTGCAAAGACAATCGggtctttcttttttgtatctGTGTCTTTCCTCGCAGAAAATTTGAAGATTGTCAACCTCCAGGGCCGGCTGAAGTCCAACAAGAAGCTGGCGTCCGAGCTCAGTTTCGACTTCTGCATCGGGTCTGTCGGTAAGCTTTCAGAACCGAAATGGAACCCAGTTGTAATCCTattcagggagggggggggggttgtgtatTCAGCTTCTAAATGACTCTTTTTGCACCACTTCGGTTGATTCTGATCGTCTTATCATTCTGCTCTGACAGTGTgtcttcaggacagcgtcctggCTTTCTGGAAGCATGGCATGCAGGGAAAGAGCTTCAAGTCCAACGAGGTGAGATTGCGCCATGAGGACGGCCGCTGCGCAAACTTTCTTCCTTCAAAGTGGCTGCGGCGTTGAGTCCGGTGTCGCGTTCCCAGTCCTCCCGCTCCTGCCAACAACGATTGCTCAGCGTTTATTCGGTAAACACGCTGAAGGTGATCCCGGGATTAGAGCTCAAGTGAAGCCAGACAAATAATGAAATAGTCCCCCCCTTTCAAACCGCGTGAACCTGATCACAAGTCACGCTCAGCGGCGGAATAAAAGCCTGAAGAGATCGCGGGGAGGTGAAGCACTCTGCTTTTATGAAAGGCGATACGTGATCGCCGCTGCCCTGCTGCGGCGCCCGGATGAAACCGAAGGTCTGTTGTCAGAGGCGGTGACCGGCCAGCTTGGGAGACCTCCCATCGCAAggattttttaaatgtcagcagCCATGCAAAATTAATTCCCGATCATAAGCAAGACCGTCACACAACAGGGAGCAGCACTAAATAATTCAGCGTCCGTCTCGTTATGATTCCTCGGTCAAAGGGAGGCGGGCCTATTGATCCATGCTCGCCTCGGCGGGTGCTTCTCCGAATACCCGAGACCTTCTTCCAATTTAACCAGATCCCTCCCCAGGCCGAAGACTTGCACCTAACAGGTGTCGCACGGCGGCCGTCTCCCATCTGCCGACAACTTCTCAGGACATGCCAACGTGTAGGAGAATGTTCCGAAGGGGCCTCGTCCTTGACTCGCTACATCCCACGACTAGAGACTAGAGTCCACGGAGGCGACACGCAGCTACCTAGTCCGATGAAAGATGTTTGGTTGGACGGGAACGTTTAGTCTTTTTCCCAAAACACAAACTGCTGTTAACTTATTAGTGCTATTAGTAAAGTCAGTCGTGTTTGTGTCTCTCCCAGGTGACGCAGGAGATCTGCGATCCAAGCCGAGTGTTCCGCCTGCTGGGATCCGATAGGTAGGCGCAGAGATGTTTGCTTTTTCCCCATCAGATGATACGTTGAGATTAAACCCGACTGTCCCTGAATGCATCAGGTACCGGAGAGCAGTGTGAAAATTACACACTAAGAAAACGCTGCTTGATCCTACACTTGCAGTACAGTACGTACATTGTATCTGCTATTCTACGTCTGCTGAATATAGAGTACCGCCCCTTGCTGGCCTGGGGAGTTATGCCTGTTGACAGGTCATAGGCGACTCATAGGTCGCTCTTTGCTGCCTCTAGCtttgatatttcattttgtttaatctcaaagaaatataaaatcatgaaacaaaaacaaaaaaccagtAAATAGGCTGTAAGCACAACGGATCCATTAAATTTCTCGGCTGTGCACTGACGTCATGATGGTTGGTTTCAGACACACGCGACTCCTCATGTAGACCCATGGCATCAGAGTAAGGCCCCCCCTCCATGTTTTATTCACTGCCAGCTGGGCACTGCCGGGCTGGTTTGGGTGTCTCTCCATGCCTCTGTAATTCCATCTGGTGGACTGTAGCGTCCTTGCTCACCTGTCATCCCCCGTCGGATGGGAGGACCCGTCTTAACGCGACTTTGACCCCGGTTATTCGGTGCTGGTGCTTCACATCCTCAATGttgcatctgtttgtttgttttgcagggtGGTGGTTTTGGAGAGCCGACCCACAGACAACCCAACGGCCCTGAGCAACCTCTACATTTTAGCAGGTCACGAAAACAGTTACTGAACCTCTTGCCGAGATCAGACTCCGCAGATGGCAGGAAGGACAGTTCAGTGGAAGAGGAGCTTCAGGCGGGATGGATCAGCAGCCTTATACCGGCGACACTGTGGCGAGGAAACGTTTGAGCCAAAGGTGGAGAAGCGGTCAAATCTCAAATGTTACTTCAacttttttctcatttttcctGAGTTAAAAACAACTTATCTAGAGGTATTGTTGACAAAAGTGCCATTCAAATTCACAAAAAATGATTGTGATCGTATTAGCAAACATTGGGAGATTTATTTGCCGGCAGCGATCGGTTTTAAGCAAGAGAAGGTTTTACATGACTAATAGACCCGTTGAAACTTAAAGTCCCATGAACATTGTGGgttatttaatcaatatttattaaCCTCATGTTAAATAGCAGGGTATGTTTGATTAACACACCTTGTCAGCAGACGGTGACGGAGCGGTCCTGCTGTGAGGATTAACTACCTGAGCATCTGAGTTATTTTCACCGCTGTGTAATATAGTCGCAtctctcctgctctcttttTACAAGTTGGATGTaatgtacatttgtttcttTGCCCTCCTCTTTTATAGCCTTTTTCCTCATTATTTGCACCATGTAAGCACTTTtgtacattgtttttatttaaaataaaattacaaaatgagGGACTGCTCGGTCTGGTTAACATATTTGCATTCCCTTTGCAAAATGTTTTATGTATGctgtttttgtaattaaaaaaatgttaacAAGATGCAGTTTTATTTCGTCATGATGTTAACAGAGGTTAATGTGAAGACGAGTGAGAATTACTTCTTCATTATTCCCCTCTTCTGTCGCTATGATGGAATTATGATATTCCAATGTTGAAATATTAGGAGGATGATAATGGGTGCAGCGCaaattcatgtatttatttagcaaATCACAATTCTGTCATAGTAAAtagcattattttattattaacccAATTTATAAAAGTTACAATTATGAGATTCTAAAGTCAACATTTTTATCAGGTAGaatattttaaaacatgaatattCTGAGACTATACCATCATTTCGTTGTGGATGTAGTCAATCTACTAAATTTCTAATTCTAAATTTCCCGTCGCCTTTGAAATTCGCTGGAAGGAAAGAAGTGACGCACGTGCTTTTGTATCTTATTGTGAAAGACCGGATGTGAGCCTGTCAGACCGACGCTTTAAATGTGACTCTTCTCGTCTCTGCTCAGTCAGTTGAGCTCGACGGTCCGCCCGCCTCTCCTCCGAGGAACATCTGCAAACACAAGTAAgtttatacatttaaattataGAAAGTTTGctagaaatatttaaatgctgcTCCAGTTTTTGTTTCTCGCGGATAACAAagctttgttttattcattaattaattgtaaGCATGCAGAAAGACGCATCCATCATTTAATGTGCTATTGATAGCCTGGAGTTTGATTTTATTCTCTTTAATGGTCTCACCGAATATTAACTTCATTTACTTTGCATTGCAAATGTGTTTGTTACGCGATACTTGCTGGTGTAATGCATCCTGCAGGCTAAGCAGTTAACATTTTGATGCAGTTTAAGAGGTTATGTTAACATTTTGAACTCCAATCTGACCTTATTTAGTTGGATGTGTGGATAGAAGTTTACTATTAgctttttaataataataataataatacattttgtttatagtgcttttctgagaactcaaagacgctttacagtgtacataataaaaacagtaaagtaatacagaaaatacaaacaataaaaatgtgaacacggatatgaaatcaataaaattcaatttATGAATCACAATTTTGTGATTCATAAATCAATCATCATCTCGTATCATAAGATGAAACGCAGCTAAAATTAAATCCTAATTATGTTTTACTTTAGTCAAATAGGCGtcaggtgtttgtttttttaatgcatccTGCTAAGAAccccctcctctgcccccccccccccccccccctccctgtgattggctccagAGGGCCGTCCTGCCTCCTTGGAGCCTCCTGGAATTGTTTGCGCCGCTGGATGTCTGCTGATCCAGCCTGAGGATGGAGAAGTACGAGAAGATGGGAAAGATTGGCGAGGGTTCATATGGCGTCGTCTTCAAGTGCAGGAACAGAGACACGGGCCAAATTGTAGCCATCAAGAAGTTTGTGGAGTCGGAGGACGATCCCATCATCCGAAAGATTGCACTGAGGGAAGTCCGGATGCTGAAGGTGTGTCGGAGCGCGTTGCACTCCTGACACAAagtcctctgctgctgtttttggtaGACTTTAAGTTAATGCAGCAGCAAACCCGGCGCTATGAGATAAAGCCATGCGTTCTGTGCTTAGTGAGGAGCTGACTTTACAGCCTAGCTTatactttttctttcttaattTCACCTTGTTACGTAATAATTCATATATTATGGGCTGATTCGGCATGCAGTGGGTGGGAGTGTTGGTGTCCTGCTGGACGCCAGGAGCTCATGAATGGGACAGGATGGGGACTGGTTGTCGGGGGCAACggcatgtttatttattaccaGCTGTTAACGGCTGAGGCGCAGACGCTTCGGTTTCTCCCGACGAGCCTTTTCCCATCGTCTCCTTTTCTGTTGCAGCAACTGAAACACGCCAACCTGGTGAATCTGATCGAGGTGTTTCGCCGCAAAAGGAAGCTCCATCTCGTGTTCGAGTACTGCGACCACACGGTCCTCAATGAGCTGGACCGCCATCcccgagggtgtgtgtgtgtgtgtgtgtgtttcaacaATTCCAGGCATAGCGGTTGACACGGCGAGTGTAACGCTGCTGTGTGCCGCTCAGAGGGGCACGACGCTCGTCTCCTGGGAAGCTGCCCTGCCCACCGTGGAATGTTTACAGCAAGGAGCCTCCCAGAATTCTTTGCAGGCGAGGAATTGTCAGCGCTCTTACAGCTCGGCCACATTTCATAGGGACCGTTTTGGCTGTCTGGTCCCGGCCTGTAGAATCCTGGGTTCCAAAGAATGGAAaacaaagtggggggggggggagagaaggggcGGCGAGAGCTATCAATTGCCCGTGACAAGGCTCAATTTAGCCGTTTCCCCGGCAACACTGATGGATGACAGTCCCTGAACTGACAAGGGCCTCGGTGGTGGACATCAGGAAACGACGGGGCGGTTCGCTGTCCTCCACAGCTGACTGAAAAACAGAGCCGGTCACCAGCGGAGGAATGGATGTTTGCTTTCCAATCCTTCCTGTGGGTCTGTGCTCCTTTCTGTAAGAGCTGTTTAATCCTGGCGTTGAATTATAagaatgttaaaattaaataaaatgcatacaTTAGCATAAACTAGAGGTCTGAACGCTAGTCTAGTTCCACTCACACCTCTGGAAcagctgttgtcatggtaacaatGTCAATATGGATGGGAACGTAGCTTTTCTTCCTGCTGTTTTTAGAATGATTTTGTTTAATCTCATTAACGATTTTGTTTTGGTTTCCTTCCTGTCTTCCAGCGTTCCAGCGCACCTTGTTAAAAGTATAACCTGGCAGACTCTTCAAGCGGTCAACTTCTGTCACAAACAAAACGTGAGCAGCGTATTTCTTCTTCCACGTCCTTTCCCCTCCAGCTTGTCTTCGCATTTCCTCGGCCAGCTCCAGCCACGGCATTCGCTTTATGACGTTTTTTTTATAAGAATTCTTTCTGTCTCCTTTTTCTCGCCGTGCCCCTTCGTGTCCCTTCGTgtcccgtctgtctctgtccctgcagtgCATCCACCGAGACGTCAAGCCGGAAAACATTCTCATCACCAAACACCATGTCATCAAACTGTGTGACTTTGGCTTTGCCAGGATTCTCAGTAAGTCACGAGACATTATTAACAGCTGAGACATGTTTGACTGCGCCgtctggcgggggggggggggggggggggggtacacccagaatgcaccgcCAGCACTTGGACagaaccgttcacgcacacgcTCGTATACTGCGGACAATTTGGTGCAATCAGTTGGgctaaactgcatgtttaagGAGGTGGGgggaacctggagaacccggagaaaacccacgcggacacggggagaacatgcaaatagATAGgataggaatcaaacccggTACCGTcgtgctgtgaagcaacagcactaaccactacgccgcCGTGCAGCCAGTTTTATCACAGATAAATTAACTTAATCTGGAACGTTAAGCGATATTTCCCCCCTGACTTTCCCTCTCACTTGTCCCTCCGTGTCCTGCGCCTTCAGCTGGCCCGTGTGACTACTACACTGACTACGTGGCAACTCGTTGGTACCGGGCCCCCGAGCTGCTGGTGGGAGACACCCAGTACGGCCCCCCGGTGGACGTGTGGGCCATCGGCTGTGTGTTCGCTGAGCTGCTGTCAGGGATCCCTCTGTGGCCCGGGAAGTCTGACATGGACCAGCTGTACCTGATCAGAAAGACCCTCGGTGAGGTCAacctgctggtgtgtgtgtgtgtgtgtgtgtgtgtgcgctcactCAATCAAGTCTCTCTTGTCGCTGCAGGAGATCTGATCCCTCGACACCAGCAGGTCTTCAGCAACAACCAGTTCTTCTGTGGAGTTTCTATCCCCGAGCCACAAGAGATGGTGAGTCGCACCACCCACTCCGTCCACCTCCCTCCATCACACAAGCggaaagtgttgctttttgaTGTGAGTTTTAAAGCTCCAGTTGAACCCAGCTGACATAAAAGAGCCAGAAACCCTCACCGAAGGCCGATGACACAAAAACTACTGgataattatctttttttttctttctgcaggaaCCTTTGGAACAGAAACATCCAAATCTTTCACCTCAAGCTGTGAGTCTCATGAAGGTAATGAAGtttgcattttaattcaatgtaaatgttttcaagAGGAAGCCCTCAGGCTGTCTGACCGTCGCTGGTTTTAATGGCGTAGGGTTGCCTGAGGATGGACCCGTCCGAGCGCCTGACCTGcgagcagctcctgcagcatcCTTACTTTGACCGCCTGCGCAGGAGGAGCGAGAGCTCCTCTCGAGAGCAGGAGCACCCCAGCAACAAGAGGACACGTTTGCCTCGTAAACACCTGCCTCCTGGGGTAAGCGGTCGTCTTTACGCACTCAGAAAAACACTTGAGACATTGTCCCTTACACTatttttccttcctgctagtATTTGCCACAGCTGACTAGCAGCAGCGTCTTTCCAGCTGTGGACAGTAAGAGGTACTACAACAACCTGCGGAAGTTCAACTACCGCCTCCCGAACATCtagacctgctgctgctgcttgtgggGGCAGGTCGGTGTCTCTCATTGATGTCAGTCTATGCACTAATTCCCAACATGCGGACTCAAACGTGCTGTTGCCCATATTTCCAGCTGATTTTGTCATCTAGGAGTGGAAAGACAAGGAGCAACTTGCAGCTCCGCTTATAGTCGCCGGGTAGAAAAGCTACGACGTACTGCCATGCCTGGTTTGCCAAATGTAGTTTTTATATAACGCTGGTTTTTACTGCTGAGTTTTTGTTGTTTCGTGTAACTTATAAAGGCAGACCAAACTTTTTTTGTCAGCTATGATGACTCATGAGCATTTCTGGAACTATTTATTGATGTCAGGAGTGAACGCATTTTAATATTCATAGCACACAGCAGTAATAATAAGACACTGCACTCATTATGTCTGGAACTTTGGTGCTAAGGATGTGCacagccatctgtctgtccTCAAATATAAATGCCAAATTAATCTCAAGATAAATTATCATATTCACAAATTATTTTCTCTGTGTACCTTTTAATACCACGAGAATGCAATTAAGAATAGATGAACAAGGTGTCAACAGGATAAAGTGCTTTAACGTACTTTGAGCTGGGTATTTTCCCATGAAGTCTTCACTTTCATTGAACAAAGACTTAATAATTCACATACAAATAGACATATGTTGAAGAATATTCATGTTGGATGATTGAAACTCTTAATGCTTTGCTCTCCTTCAAGGTTTTACTTTgaaacatgacattttttttacaaagtggAAGTACTTTTTCCAGTCAGAGCGTGCCCAGTGCGATGTCCAGACGTGGAAGTGCTGTCTGCAATCGTTCAATTGTCTTATGTTTGTCACTGATTCCAGGAAGATCACTGAGAAATAGATACTCCAGATTCCTGTGTGGGATCAATACAAGATATCAcattaaaatgtatgaaaa is part of the Brachionichthys hirsutus isolate HB-005 chromosome 18, CSIRO-AGI_Bhir_v1, whole genome shotgun sequence genome and harbors:
- the cdkl1 gene encoding cyclin-dependent kinase-like 1 produces the protein MEKYEKMGKIGEGSYGVVFKCRNRDTGQIVAIKKFVESEDDPIIRKIALREVRMLKQLKHANLVNLIEVFRRKRKLHLVFEYCDHTVLNELDRHPRGVPAHLVKSITWQTLQAVNFCHKQNCIHRDVKPENILITKHHVIKLCDFGFARILTGPCDYYTDYVATRWYRAPELLVGDTQYGPPVDVWAIGCVFAELLSGIPLWPGKSDMDQLYLIRKTLGDLIPRHQQVFSNNQFFCGVSIPEPQEMEPLEQKHPNLSPQAVSLMKGCLRMDPSERLTCEQLLQHPYFDRLRRRSESSSREQEHPSNKRTRLPRKHLPPGYLPQLTSSSVFPAVDSKRYYNNLRKFNYRLPNI